The Toxotes jaculatrix isolate fToxJac2 chromosome 6, fToxJac2.pri, whole genome shotgun sequence genomic interval ATGGATCTCTCACTGCCCCCTAGTGAAAACAACTGGAACATGCCTCCGACAAACCCTGACTTAATTGTTACAGTTTTGAAGTGTAACAACCAGCAGGATATGTGATAGTGAAACAGCCATTTACGGAAACGCGTTGCGTTCACACACCAAAAAAATGGAGACCTGTCGTGGTAATTATGACTTCCGTATCTCATAATTACGAGAAAAGATCTAATAAATGAGagaagctttttttccctcaaaccTTTATATCTGTGTAATACAACGTACACTATACTATATAAAACTTTTACAATGTTACATGAAACGCAAAATAGTACAAGTATATAAAGTTTGAACCACCCTTTTTTAGCCTTACTTTTTGGAAAATTATGTACGCCGAATTGGCTACTAAcaattcagtttttctgtgtaCCACTGGATGTTCTGACAACTGTCACTGAACTACTTTGATACTGACGAAATCTTAAAAATTTGAGGATTCTAAGGCAAGTTCTGAAGCGTTCAAATTCCTATCCTCTTGGTCTAAATGATCTCGTAATTATTAGAGATCAGGATCGAGTACTAATGAGATCTTTTCTCGTAATAACGAGACAGTCAATCATAATGCGCTTCCGTAGTCATTGGTATACGTTCAgtattttacactttttatcTACTTCTAATTACTCCAAAGGCTCTTCGCACATCAAGGTAGACTGGGAAGTGGAAGCATAAACTTAAGGCGGTGAATAGTGGTTGGATAACATAGTTATCGTTGGTTGCAAAGCCTGTTTTTCCTTCTACATTtctgaaacatatttacattGTGACTATCAGTTCATGCAGGGTGTTAGAACCATTTATCAAGTCATGCAAAATGAATTTAGATCAGATGACTGATCTCCTCTGTTGCTTATGCAGGCTGCAGACTCACGCAAACACGTGAAATATGACATATGATATTGTTGGGgcaacacacagaaagagctAGTTAGACCTCCCTAGGACTGGGAAACAAAGCTCATTCTCTTCCATACATATTTCACGCTTTAGCTCAGTACcagagtgtgtatgttttagtTTCttcctcaaagaaaaaaatccagaaaagaaaaattcataGCTGATCATTATTTCATTCTGGGTCAGTACATGTGCCTACATTATTTTACATAGTGCTTCGTggacatgttttttctttctttctctctttctttctttttttgttatataATTGAAATGTTAATAACTTTAGATTTCATAATTTTAGAATTTGTACCAAAAAATCTTCAGAGAAACTCTAAAGCAACCATGTTCAAAGTGaacacttaaaaagaaaaaaattgagaaAGTATCCTTCATTAAGGATCAAGGATCcttataaatataaacataaattcATATTCATCCTGTTTTAAATGCCTCTAATGTAGAAAATTGTTTGTAAAAACCGTATGTAGATTAAAATTATTACTTAATCGTAACATTTGATAATATTTATTGGTAGGGAACTGATATTGGCTGAACAGATGTAAGACCTCTGGTTTGTTGAAACTGTATTTATAGGGACAAAGTAATTTTCCGAGGAGAAATTCATGCTTATTCAGTAAAAATCCGCAAGAACTGAATGGAGTCTTCCCTCACGATCACCAGAGGGGCACGGCATGCACGCACAGCGTCGATCCGGCCGATTTGAACAACTTCCTGGTCCGGGAAAATCTGACATTATCGCGATAGACAGTCTGTTCGTGTGCAGTTCCGCGGCGGGGGCCTGACGCTGGAATGCGAAACTACAAGTTATTTAGCCAAAACAACAATATTGACAAATCTCGGCTCGGCATTTCGGAAATATCTCAGCTCTCCTCGGGACTCAGGTATGATCTGAGCCACGAGGGAGACTCTTAACATATGGTGAGTTTTATCAAAAGGTTCGCGCTAAAGCTCGCCGACTTTAGCATGGCTAGCTAGCTAATCCATCAACACCCAGGCTTATGACAGCTGACCAGCCAACAGGACCGAGCAACGGCTAGCATTAGCAAAGTTAGCTGGCAAGCAGTTGACGAACTGAGTTAATCTTATTTAAACTTGTTTAGGGGATTGTGTTGCTGAATTAGTCACTGGGGACATCGGGCAATTTCCCAGTGGTGGTAATGTTGTTTGTCGTTGTAGCCTCTCAGGACACCGGCGTGGTTGTTTGAGTGATGCACGGTTGGCTAACTGATGCACATAACTAGCCTGCTAGCTAGCGATGGTATGTCGTCGTTGCTTGGTGCAACAGTATGGCtcaacaaacagcaacagactGACAGGCACCTTGCTAGCACCTGTGTGCTAATGTGAATGAATAACAGTGGCGCTGGGGTATTTTCTTCATGGCTCTGTGTAAAATTTCGGCAGTTTCGCTTCTCTTGATGAACAAATTATGCTCTTAAAAACTCAGATTGGCATGCCTAACAAAGGCTGTTAAATTGAAATGTTCGCTGCAGTTACTGCTGACACATACGTTGTGTGATAGACATTTTGCAGGCCAACGGTGCTAATGGGATTATTACAAGCATTCAGTTGACATTGGGGGTTTGTCTTCAGTTTTGTCTGTCATTTCTGTATCATCAGGGGATGAGACGAGATCGGGTATTTCCGCAATTGCAGCTTTGGGCTCGTTGACTCTCTGTGTAGGCTCAGGATGGCGCAGGGAGGCTCTCAGCTCGACTACCACATCCTGCAGGACCTCAAGCAGCGTTTCCCTGAGATCCCAGAGGGGGTAGTGTCACAGTGCCTTCTGCAGgtatacacacactaacacactcatTTATTCATGCATATGCTCAAAGAAGCTGTTTGGAGAATTGTGCCAGTGTGATATTCACTACGGCAGAAGGTTGTTTCATTGTAACAAATCTTGCTGTTTTTGTACTACTCAATTGTCAGCCTCTAGTATTATTCCTCGTGATGTGTACTGGACAGTAAGGCAGCAAAATGAGCACTTAAACACGCCCACTGATCAAAACTGCATGTCTGAGACTGTTCTCCGTTTCTGTctcagaacaacaacaacctggatctctgctgccacctgctggctcAGGAGAGTAATAGATACCTGTATGGAGAGTTCCACCACAGTCCAGAGGAGGGACGACTGAGCCGAAACCACATGCTACACATTAGCCTGGGCTACCCAGGCTCAGAGGCAAGCAAGGCAaatggaggagcagcaggagtaGGCCGCTCCCTAGTTCACAGCACTAGTGACAGTCATATCGAACCCCAGCGGCCCAGCTACCCTGAGCCACTGTCAGCCCCTGCCACCATGGCCCCTTCCCCGGGTTACAATCCTTTCTTCATGAACGATCAGAGCAGGTCGGCCAGCACTCCCACTCCTCCACCCACAATACAGGGCATGTCTCCCACTTACTCCCCTGTCCAACGTTACACTATGAACCCAATAACAGTCACACTTTCACAAAGTATACCCAATGTCCCACAGGCTTTGCAGATCCCTCCTGGGCACTATGCTAACAACACCAACACAACCCTGTATATTCGACCCTCACCCTCCCAGAGCCCACAGCCAGCACCCTGGTCCTCTTCAGGGGCGTCTGTCTATCAGCATCAGCAATCCCCCTACAGTACTCCCACATATGGCTCTCCTTACAGCTCCCCACAGCATCAGGTCCAGCCACAGCCCCAACCACAGCCGCAGCCACAACCCCAGCACCAGCAATATGTCTTCCTCCCTATTAGCTCCCCAACCCTTCCCAGCATGCCCTACCATCACCAGCAACAaccccagcagcagccagctgtTTACAGGCCCTACCACACAAAAAGCTCGCTCAAGAACCAGATAGAGATTACCTTGGAGGGTCCACGACCACGCAGCAACTCACCTGTGCACACCCCTCACCCTCAAGGAGCGCTTTACATGGCCACCAGCCCCTCACCCAGCTCCCCTTCCAGGGGCATCACTATGAGTGGACCTCCAGGCCCAGCCTCCTTTCACCCTGGGATGTACCTGCAGCATCAGGGCCCTGCAAGGCCCCGGCCTGCCTCCTCTCCGCAACCTGGCCAGTCGGCCTACACGTTTAAAATCAAAGTTTCCCCCGGAGGGCAGGCCCAGAGGCCACCCAGCTCACCTCCTGTGGCCGAAGCAGAGTCTCTTCTCCACATCGTAGACCAAGGGGAGCATAATGCTGCCCCTCCGCCCATCCTGCCCATCTCTGCTCTACCAGGGAACGTTGCCAGTCAGTTTCAGCAAATGCCCCGACGTTCAAGCTCAGGCTCTGATGACTACGCCTACACACAAGGTAAGGGATTTTTTTCTGCTACTCTGCATGTATGTGAGTCTGTCACAAATGTTTTCTAGTTGGAGTAGACATTTGATGTGTGTTGGTCTTGGTGGGACTTGGTCCAGCATATACTGTAGTCTAATAATAGCTGACTGTATGTtagaaggcacacacacagagttcatgtTGGAGTACTGGACATGGATACAAAGAGTTGAattgacatcttttttttttatctgaaacTGACAAATGTTGAATTGTAGATGAATGATCATCATTTTTGTGTTGCGTAGTTGCTACATTGGCATAATTTGTTGTATTTGCTACATTTGAGGTTTCTCCCAGCTGTATAAATCATGTAGGCTGTGTGACTGCTTTGTCCTCTTTAACTACTTTTGTTGTCTTATACTATGTATTGTTAAAGCGGTGATTGTAggagttttgatttttttttttttaatgtctgtgttgCTTCctttttggtatttttcatGAGATGTGTTTATTAGTTTGTCCAGGCCCTGTACGTTAATGTCAGTGGcttgtaaatatattttactgtaaattaacGGAGTATTAAAGCAGCATGAAAATGAGAGAAGGTTTtgcataaaatgtattttttactCTTGAATGTCAAgcattttgtgtttcatgtgtttccCTCCAGCTCTCCTGCTTCACCAGCGGGCCAGGATGGAGCGTTTAATGAAGGAGCTGATGCTGGAGAAGCAGAAACTAGAGCAGCTCAAGGCTGATGTCAACAACATGGAATATGACGCTCTTCAAAGACGCTTTCGAAGAGTCAATTCAACGAGTCTTATACCCAGAGTAAGGACTAAGCATGTACATGTGCTCCCCAGTACATTGCTGCTCTTTACATATTTGCAAATTTTATGTCACAGCAAATCTCTTTTCCAGATGTTCACAAAAGATGATGTACAAACGCAGACTATAGAATTAAGAATGATTTCATAAGTTCAGAAGAATATTTTAGACTCTATCTTATAGTCATGGAGGCTCTAGCAGGTACTTTGCAACTAACATTCTGGGCCTGAATCAGCCGTTGGacttctctgctgtttcaaAAGGTAGAAGAGAATTACAATTAACATTACAAACATTCACACTTAACTTAGTAGTCCACATGCAGAGAAAATGCAACAATATAAGCCAAATTGCACTATTGTATTATACAAAGTGATGTTAAAAACAGTTTCTTACTTGCAAGAGGTTTGaaaggagggtggggggtgaggggtTGTGGGGATATTTGGTGGTCTGTTTTTGTCTAATCTAACTGGGTTGTCTGTTCTCACCGGCTGCAGCCTGAAGAAATGACCCGATTGCGGAGTCTGAACAGACAGCTTCAGATTGATATCGACTGTACCCTGAAGGAGACAGATCTACTGCAGTCTagaggtatacacacacacacacacacacacacacacacacacacacacacacacatacacacactgtaatgcATATTTCTACACAAACCTTTGAAGTGTGTCTCTGATTTATTTGAAAGCATTGATCTTAAAAGAGCCAGGCCCAGAAGCAGACAGAGTTGGGTCCAAAGTGATGGATGGGGCTCCCATCTCACTGCATACAGATGCAGCATTCTAATATGACTGGCTGGTCCATGGCAGGACACAGGCCAATCCATGGTTGACCCTCATTGTGTCAGTGCACAGTGTTTGGCTGGTATTTGATCCTTGTTGATTACATAATTGATAACAGTACTGTCCCGGAAAATTAGTTGCAATGCTTTATCTACTGTAGATACCAGGAAGAGTGATGTTGGATGCTGCAAGACTGGGGCTGTGGTCTTTTTGGTTTCCTccaggttttttgttttttttttctttgccgtGTTTGTCTGACCCTCTGCTTTGACAAGCCTTGCATGGTGTGCTGTAGAAAAACATTCCCACAGCGTGATGCTGCCACATCAGGCTTCAAGGTTGGgatggtgtgtttctgttgatgtGTGATGTTTGGATTAGAGTCCAACCACTACAGGATTTTTCTGGCTTTTGCAGATTTTAATACTTgagggtttaaaaaaatctaataacGATGTATTAGCTGATAGTCATTTttagacagaaacacaaacaaagatttGTAATAAGAATACCTTACATTTAGTTATTGAGGGGGCATGGGGAGTGCCTGAATCAGCTTTCCCTATCATTTACCTGTCTCagtgtgcacatttttattttattttctgttattcgACTACTCCCCTATTACCAGTTCTTGCTAGCTGTTTTGAATTGTGATGATCATTGTGTAGGTTACAGGGGTTAGAGTTACTTCTGAAAAGGCACTGCTTTTTAAACTCAGTATCAGAAAGTATGAGACAAACCACCTGTATATCATCTTTGGTTAAACTATTGATGTGTTTCCAATACACCGTGTGTATAAAGCTATACATTAACAGCTGTTTTCCACTGACACTAATTTAGCAGATAAACGGCCAGCATGGGTTTTATTGTGGCTGTGAGCGTGAAAATGATAGTCTTACTGACTGTTTCACAAATAAGCATAAAATCTAGTTTGTCAGTGGGCTATGGCCGACACGCCTGACAGACTGCTCTCAGGCTTATTTAGATTATACAAAAGGAGTAATGAGGGGGGATGATTTGTCATTCAAGTAATGTcttacacaaatgcacaaacgcTGACTTTGTTCTGCTCAGTAG includes:
- the tab3 gene encoding TGF-beta-activated kinase 1 and MAP3K7-binding protein 3, with amino-acid sequence MAQGGSQLDYHILQDLKQRFPEIPEGVVSQCLLQNNNNLDLCCHLLAQESNRYLYGEFHHSPEEGRLSRNHMLHISLGYPGSEASKANGGAAGVGRSLVHSTSDSHIEPQRPSYPEPLSAPATMAPSPGYNPFFMNDQSRSASTPTPPPTIQGMSPTYSPVQRYTMNPITVTLSQSIPNVPQALQIPPGHYANNTNTTLYIRPSPSQSPQPAPWSSSGASVYQHQQSPYSTPTYGSPYSSPQHQVQPQPQPQPQPQPQHQQYVFLPISSPTLPSMPYHHQQQPQQQPAVYRPYHTKSSLKNQIEITLEGPRPRSNSPVHTPHPQGALYMATSPSPSSPSRGITMSGPPGPASFHPGMYLQHQGPARPRPASSPQPGQSAYTFKIKVSPGGQAQRPPSSPPVAEAESLLHIVDQGEHNAAPPPILPISALPGNVASQFQQMPRRSSSGSDDYAYTQALLLHQRARMERLMKELMLEKQKLEQLKADVNNMEYDALQRRFRRVNSTSLIPRPEEMTRLRSLNRQLQIDIDCTLKETDLLQSRGKFDPKAMNNFYDNIQPGPVVPPKPGKKEGEQGSKPVPGPQRDEDFEGAQWNCESCTFLNHPALNRCEQCEMPRYT